The following proteins are co-located in the Sebastes umbrosus isolate fSebUmb1 chromosome 24, fSebUmb1.pri, whole genome shotgun sequence genome:
- the LOC119483830 gene encoding calcipressin-1-like isoform X1 — MQQAEEAGGGAEEATVDVKFTDLPNALIACKVPEGLFSEGSLKASFEALFRSFDPEVQFQYFKSFRRVRISFSDALAAAEARLRLHKTDFNGKEMRLYFAQSVHIGSPRLEPPKPDKQFLISPPASPPVGWTQSLDPTPVVNYDLLCAISKLGPGDKYEIHTATPTTPSVVVHVCDDERGDSSAPDDSDQDDKPRPLRPKIVQTRRPDYAPEVEQ; from the exons ATGCAGCAGGCAGAGGAAGCTGGTGGTGGAGCAGAGGAGGCGACGGTGGACGTCAAGTTTACCGATTTACCGAACGCCCTGATAGCCTGCAAAGTACCGGAGGGCTTGTTCAGTGAAGGCAGTCTGAAG gCTAGTTTCGAGGCCTTGTTCCGCTCATTCGACCCGGAGGTGCAGTTCCAGTACTTCAAGTCTTTCCGGCGGGTGAGGATCAGTTTCAGTGATGCTCTGGCTGCAGCCGAGGCCAGACTCCGGCTCCACAAGACCGACTTCAACGGCAAAGAGATGAGACTCTACTTTGCCCAG TCCGTCCACATAGGGAGTCCTCGGCTGGAGCCCCCCAAGCCGGATAAACAGTTCCTGATCTCGCCCCCCGCCTCCCCTCCGGTCGGCTGGACACAGTCTCTGGACCCCACGCCGGTCGTCAACTACGACCTGCTGTGCGCCATCTCCAAGCTAGGACCAG GGGACAAGTACGAGATCCACACCgccacccccaccacccccaGCGTCGTCGTCCACGTCTGCGATGACGAGCGCGGCGACAGCTCGGCCCCCGACGACAGCGACCAAGACGACAAGCCCCGCCCCCTGCGGCCGAAGATCGTCCAGACGCGACGCCCCGACTACGCGCCCGAAGTGGAGCAGTGA
- the LOC119483830 gene encoding calcipressin-1-like isoform X2, producing MHIKTTKCNRFCLVASVTNQEVFNRPEAQASFEALFRSFDPEVQFQYFKSFRRVRISFSDALAAAEARLRLHKTDFNGKEMRLYFAQSVHIGSPRLEPPKPDKQFLISPPASPPVGWTQSLDPTPVVNYDLLCAISKLGPGDKYEIHTATPTTPSVVVHVCDDERGDSSAPDDSDQDDKPRPLRPKIVQTRRPDYAPEVEQ from the exons ATGCACATCAAGACCACCAAGTGTAACCGCTTCTGCCTGGTCGCCTCGGTGACCAACCAGGAAGTGTTCAACCGTCCCGAGGCACAG gCTAGTTTCGAGGCCTTGTTCCGCTCATTCGACCCGGAGGTGCAGTTCCAGTACTTCAAGTCTTTCCGGCGGGTGAGGATCAGTTTCAGTGATGCTCTGGCTGCAGCCGAGGCCAGACTCCGGCTCCACAAGACCGACTTCAACGGCAAAGAGATGAGACTCTACTTTGCCCAG TCCGTCCACATAGGGAGTCCTCGGCTGGAGCCCCCCAAGCCGGATAAACAGTTCCTGATCTCGCCCCCCGCCTCCCCTCCGGTCGGCTGGACACAGTCTCTGGACCCCACGCCGGTCGTCAACTACGACCTGCTGTGCGCCATCTCCAAGCTAGGACCAG GGGACAAGTACGAGATCCACACCgccacccccaccacccccaGCGTCGTCGTCCACGTCTGCGATGACGAGCGCGGCGACAGCTCGGCCCCCGACGACAGCGACCAAGACGACAAGCCCCGCCCCCTGCGGCCGAAGATCGTCCAGACGCGACGCCCCGACTACGCGCCCGAAGTGGAGCAGTGA
- the LOC119483769 gene encoding chloride intracellular channel protein 6 isoform X2, with protein MAQSGSCPNPDLSNGAIVHSPIGICSDLDTRRGRQDEEGEEEDEEVELAEEVGEEVLMMAEGEGESREQSEREEVRIIQVAMLPNEVIRKGDGGGERLEEDREARAEVGDEEHKMISERTREKEGIENPHLFSLLVEVEKGQEQISDGNEGKEEEEKDDKNKQEAVTEVREDDGDTGLEGQQVWSTTDDAEHVQDSESGEQLLTDDTDKTEVGTRPTNGELTETTIDVTPVTMGIKEQVNNQDPCQTSTVSDSITPFDTTGTKEAVANRTDRLTGEKKDTDEKDDFESESVNNNMTRQQKDCIEAKVEDEETNEFTSDDVLDTNQTVETPDFVPSEKQSQTEGGVEETRMEGINKREQVGVNTQTVMDGKGQSTEGDGRTGDNAIRESMGEEEHRGRVDLTQEEKIENQAMVDLPEPLQDQVEDTPLDQVEDAPLDQVEYAPLDLVEEAPLEQVGDAPLDQVEDAPLDQVEDAPLDQVEDAPLDQVEEALELEEAGEVEPDNSGGGVTSDENVSTTEEQGHPSQLLREGGTDWGERLREQLREQALVEDEKGGGGGAEEEEEEEEEEEEAMEGGLEMMEEPVTVLDDEIEEIEDSPRSGHEEQKLATITASSEDTTVQAKDGETKDGGNQELQGETLEPGKVKDGRQEDGKGEVELDEKGEVEKDEKQKDEKGEVELDEKQKDGKGEVEKDEKREVEKDKKQKDEKGEVEKDERGEVEKDERREVEKDERGEVEKDINGRVKGLKQAMENGILFPESQPVRKEEWGTATRVLSSRRKDNDWIKPVQPEEERAAEMKPWRNELRPVKKEVWLKKETSAEEKEDWIKELKSVIKHESLPKKRDEQVKKKRVVLMEDGHSYIPQREEVMEEKREEVKLISHRRMGNSTTPQDQDYKISLYAKAGSDGESIGNCPFSQRLFMILWLKGVIFNVTTVDLKRKPADLQDLAPGTNPPFVTFNGEVKVDVNKIEEFLEEKLVPPRYPRLAPRHPEANTAGIDVFAKFSAYIKNPRKDTNDVLEKALLKSLRRLDDFLRTPLPEEIDADASEDLPESSRSFLDGSELTLADCNLLPKLHILKVVAKKYRGFEIPAEMTGVWRYLNCAYQREEFTSTCPAEREIHFAYLDVVKQIK; from the exons ATGGCTCAGTCAGGCTCCTGCCCAAACCCAGACCTGTCTAATGGCGCCATTGTCCACAGCCCGATAGGTATTTGTTCAGATCTGGATACCCGGAGAGGAAGACAAgatgaggagggagaagaggaagacgaggaggtgGAACTAGCCGAGGAAGTAGGGGAGGAGGTTTTGATGATGGCCGAAGGCgaaggagagagcagagagcagagtgaAAGGGAGGAAGTGAGGATTATCCAAGTGGCCATGTTACCAAATGAAGTAATACGAAAGGGGGATGGGGGAGGTGAAAGACTGGAGGAAGACAGGGAGGCAAGGGCTGAAGTGGGGGATGAAGAGCACAAAATGATAAGTGAACGgacaagagagaaagaagggatTGAAAATCCACATCTCTTTTCACTCTTAGTAGAGGTCGAGAAAGGTCAAGAGCAGATATCAGACGGCAATGaaggaaaggaagaagaagagaaggatgacaaaaataaacaagaagCAGTGACGGAGGTAAGGGAGGATGACGGAGACACTGGGTTAGAAGGACAGCAGGTGTGGTCCACTACTGATGATGCAGAGCATGTTCAGGACTCAGAGTCAGGAGAGCAGCTGTTGACAGATGACACAGACAAAACAGAAGTTGGTACTCGACCCACTAACGGTGAGCTAACAGAAACAACGATAGATGTGACCCCTGTTACCATGGGGATAAAAGAACAAGTCAACAACCAAGATCCGTGCCAAACGTCAACTGTTAGCGACAGTATCACACCCTTTGATACAACTGGCACAAAGGAAGCGGTGGCCAATCGGACCGACCGATTAACCGGTGAGAAGAAAGACACTGATGAGAAAGACGACTTCGAATCTGAGAGCGTTAATAATAACATGACACGGCAACAAAAGGACTGCATAGAAGCAAAGGTTGAGGATGAGGAGACCAATGAGTTCACTTCTGATGATGTTCTAGACACAAATCAGACGGTAGAGACGCCAGACTTTGTACCCTCTGAGAAGCAGtcacagacagagggaggggtTGAGGAAACAAGGATGGAAGGGATCAACAAGAGGGAGCAGGTCGGGGTTAATACTCAAACAGTGATGGATGGGAAAGGACAGAGCACGGAAGGGGACGGGAGGACGGGCGATAACGCCATTAGAGAGTCAATGGGGGAGGAAGAGCACCGAGGAAGAGTTGATCTAACGCAAGAAGAGAAGATTGAAAACCAGGCGATGGTAGATCTCCCAGAACCACTGCAGGACCAGGTGGAGGATACACCTTTAGACCAGGTAGAGGATGCACCTTTAGACCAGGTGGAGTATGCACCTTTAGACCTGGTGGAGGAAGCACCTTTAGAGCAGGTGGGGGATGCACCTTTAGACCAGGTAGAGGATGCACCTTTAGACCAGGTAGAGGATGCACCTTTAGACCAGGTAGAGGATGCACCTTTAGACCAGGTAGAGGAAGCCCTTGAACTGGAGGAAGCGGGTGAAGTTGAACCTGATAACTCTGGAGGGGGGGTCACATCAGATGAGAACGTGTCCACAACAGAAGAGCAGGGACATCCTTCGCAGCTCCTCAGAGAAGGAGGGACAGATTGGGGAGAAAGACTGAGAGAACAGCTGAGAGAGCAGGCCCTGGTAGAAGAcgagaagggaggaggaggaggagcagaagaagaagaagaagaagaagaagaagaagaagaagcaatgGAGGGAGGGCTGGAGATGATGGAAGAGCCTGTGACTGTTTTAGATGATGAGATTGAAGAGATAGAGGACAGTCCGAGGAGTGGACATGAAGAACAAAAGCTGGCCACCATCACAGCCTCTTCGGAAGACACCACGGTCCAGGCGAAGGATGGAGAGACAAAGGATGGAGGGAATCAAGAACTGCAAGGAGAGACGCTTGAACCTGGTAAGGTGAAGGACGGGAGACAGGAAGATGGGAAAGGAGAGGTAGAGTTGGATGAAAAAGGAGAGGTAGAGAAGGACGAGAAACAGAAGGATGAGAAAGGAGAGGTAGAGTTGGATGAGAAACAGAAAGATGGAAAAGGAGAG GTAGAGAAGGATGAAAAAAGAGAGGTAGAGAAGGATAAGAAACAGAAGGATGAAAAAGGAGAGGTAGAGAAGGATGAAAGAGGAGAGGTAGAGAAGGATGAAAGAAGAGAAGTAGAGAAGGATGAAAGAGGAGAAGTAGAGAAGGATATAAATGGAAGAGTTAAAGGACTGAAGCAGGCGATGGAGAATGGGATCTTGTTCCCCGAGTCACAGCCTGTCAGGAAAGAGGAATGGGGGACAGCGACCAGAGTTCTGTCTTCCAGGAGAAAAGACAATGACTGGATTAAACCTGTCCAgccggaggaggagagagcagcagagatgaAACCCTGGAGGAACGAACTGAGGCCTGTGAAGAAAGAGGTGTGGTTGAAGAAGGAAACATcagcagaggagaaggaggactgGATAAAGGAGCTGAAGTCAgtcatcaaacatgaatcactTCCTAAGAAGAGGGATGagcaggtgaagaagaagagagtgGTGCTGATGGAGGATGGACACTCGTACATCCCCCAGCGGGAGGAGGTGatggaagagaagagagaggaggtgaagttgATCTCCCATCGGAGGATGGGGAACAGCACAACGCCCCAAGACCAGGACTACAAGATCTCACTCTATGCCAAG GCGGGAAGTGATGGGGAGAGCATCGGTAACTGTCCGTTCTCTCAGAGACTCTTTATGATCCTGTGGCTTAAAGGAGTCATCTTCAACGTCACCACTGTCGACCTCAAacg gAAGCCGGCTGACCTGCAGGACCTCGCTCCAGGAACCAACCCTCCTTTCGTGACCTTCAATGGCGAGGTCAAGGTCGACGTCAACAAGATCGAGGAGTTCCTGGAGGAGAAACTGGTCCCGCCACg CTACCCCAGACTGGCTCCCAGACATCCTGAAGCCAACACGGCGGGCATCGATGTGTTCGCCAAGTTCTCAGCTTACATCAAAAACCCGAGGAAGGACACCAACGAcg TCTTAGAGAAAGCCTTGCTCAAGTCTCTCCGGCGTCTCGATGACTTCCTGAGGACCCCCCTGCCTGAGGAGATCGATGCCGACGCCTCAGAAGACCTGCCCGAGTCCTCCAGGAGCTTTCTAGACGGGTCGGAGCTCACCTTGGCTGACTGCAACCTGCTGCCTAAACTACACATCCTTAAG GTCGTAGCCAAGAAATACAGAGGCTTTGAGATTCCCGCGGAGATGACGGGGGTGTGGAGGTATTTAAACTGCGCCTATCAGAGGGAGGAGTTCACCAGCACATGCCCCGCGGAGAGGGAGATCCACTTCGCCTATCTGGACGTggtgaaacaaatcaaatag
- the LOC119483769 gene encoding FK506-binding protein 5 isoform X1 → MAQSGSCPNPDLSNGAIVHSPIGICSDLDTRRGRQDEEGEEEDEEVELAEEVGEEVLMMAEGEGESREQSEREEVRIIQVAMLPNEVIRKGDGGGERLEEDREARAEVGDEEHKMISERTREKEGIENPHLFSLLVEVEKGQEQISDGNEGKEEEEKDDKNKQEAVTEVREDDGDTGLEGQQVWSTTDDAEHVQDSESGEQLLTDDTDKTEVGTRPTNGELTETTIDVTPVTMGIKEQVNNQDPCQTSTVSDSITPFDTTGTKEAVANRTDRLTGEKKDTDEKDDFESESVNNNMTRQQKDCIEAKVEDEETNEFTSDDVLDTNQTVETPDFVPSEKQSQTEGGVEETRMEGINKREQVGVNTQTVMDGKGQSTEGDGRTGDNAIRESMGEEEHRGRVDLTQEEKIENQAMVDLPEPLQDQVEDTPLDQVEDAPLDQVEYAPLDLVEEAPLEQVGDAPLDQVEDAPLDQVEDAPLDQVEDAPLDQVEEALELEEAGEVEPDNSGGGVTSDENVSTTEEQGHPSQLLREGGTDWGERLREQLREQALVEDEKGGGGGAEEEEEEEEEEEEAMEGGLEMMEEPVTVLDDEIEEIEDSPRSGHEEQKLATITASSEDTTVQAKDGETKDGGNQELQGETLEPGKVKDGRQEDGKGEVELDEKGEVEKDEKQKDEKGEVELDEKQKDGKGEVENGRKGEVEKDEKGEVEKDKKQKDEKGEVEKDERGEVEKDERREVEKDERGEVEKDINGRVKGLKQAMENGILFPESQPVRKEEWGTATRVLSSRRKDNDWIKPVQPEEERAAEMKPWRNELRPVKKEVWLKKETSAEEKEDWIKELKSVIKHESLPKKRDEQVKKKRVVLMEDGHSYIPQREEVMEEKREEVKLISHRRMGNSTTPQDQDYKISLYAKAGSDGESIGNCPFSQRLFMILWLKGVIFNVTTVDLKRKPADLQDLAPGTNPPFVTFNGEVKVDVNKIEEFLEEKLVPPRYPRLAPRHPEANTAGIDVFAKFSAYIKNPRKDTNDVLEKALLKSLRRLDDFLRTPLPEEIDADASEDLPESSRSFLDGSELTLADCNLLPKLHILKVVAKKYRGFEIPAEMTGVWRYLNCAYQREEFTSTCPAEREIHFAYLDVVKQIK, encoded by the exons ATGGCTCAGTCAGGCTCCTGCCCAAACCCAGACCTGTCTAATGGCGCCATTGTCCACAGCCCGATAGGTATTTGTTCAGATCTGGATACCCGGAGAGGAAGACAAgatgaggagggagaagaggaagacgaggaggtgGAACTAGCCGAGGAAGTAGGGGAGGAGGTTTTGATGATGGCCGAAGGCgaaggagagagcagagagcagagtgaAAGGGAGGAAGTGAGGATTATCCAAGTGGCCATGTTACCAAATGAAGTAATACGAAAGGGGGATGGGGGAGGTGAAAGACTGGAGGAAGACAGGGAGGCAAGGGCTGAAGTGGGGGATGAAGAGCACAAAATGATAAGTGAACGgacaagagagaaagaagggatTGAAAATCCACATCTCTTTTCACTCTTAGTAGAGGTCGAGAAAGGTCAAGAGCAGATATCAGACGGCAATGaaggaaaggaagaagaagagaaggatgacaaaaataaacaagaagCAGTGACGGAGGTAAGGGAGGATGACGGAGACACTGGGTTAGAAGGACAGCAGGTGTGGTCCACTACTGATGATGCAGAGCATGTTCAGGACTCAGAGTCAGGAGAGCAGCTGTTGACAGATGACACAGACAAAACAGAAGTTGGTACTCGACCCACTAACGGTGAGCTAACAGAAACAACGATAGATGTGACCCCTGTTACCATGGGGATAAAAGAACAAGTCAACAACCAAGATCCGTGCCAAACGTCAACTGTTAGCGACAGTATCACACCCTTTGATACAACTGGCACAAAGGAAGCGGTGGCCAATCGGACCGACCGATTAACCGGTGAGAAGAAAGACACTGATGAGAAAGACGACTTCGAATCTGAGAGCGTTAATAATAACATGACACGGCAACAAAAGGACTGCATAGAAGCAAAGGTTGAGGATGAGGAGACCAATGAGTTCACTTCTGATGATGTTCTAGACACAAATCAGACGGTAGAGACGCCAGACTTTGTACCCTCTGAGAAGCAGtcacagacagagggaggggtTGAGGAAACAAGGATGGAAGGGATCAACAAGAGGGAGCAGGTCGGGGTTAATACTCAAACAGTGATGGATGGGAAAGGACAGAGCACGGAAGGGGACGGGAGGACGGGCGATAACGCCATTAGAGAGTCAATGGGGGAGGAAGAGCACCGAGGAAGAGTTGATCTAACGCAAGAAGAGAAGATTGAAAACCAGGCGATGGTAGATCTCCCAGAACCACTGCAGGACCAGGTGGAGGATACACCTTTAGACCAGGTAGAGGATGCACCTTTAGACCAGGTGGAGTATGCACCTTTAGACCTGGTGGAGGAAGCACCTTTAGAGCAGGTGGGGGATGCACCTTTAGACCAGGTAGAGGATGCACCTTTAGACCAGGTAGAGGATGCACCTTTAGACCAGGTAGAGGATGCACCTTTAGACCAGGTAGAGGAAGCCCTTGAACTGGAGGAAGCGGGTGAAGTTGAACCTGATAACTCTGGAGGGGGGGTCACATCAGATGAGAACGTGTCCACAACAGAAGAGCAGGGACATCCTTCGCAGCTCCTCAGAGAAGGAGGGACAGATTGGGGAGAAAGACTGAGAGAACAGCTGAGAGAGCAGGCCCTGGTAGAAGAcgagaagggaggaggaggaggagcagaagaagaagaagaagaagaagaagaagaagaagaagcaatgGAGGGAGGGCTGGAGATGATGGAAGAGCCTGTGACTGTTTTAGATGATGAGATTGAAGAGATAGAGGACAGTCCGAGGAGTGGACATGAAGAACAAAAGCTGGCCACCATCACAGCCTCTTCGGAAGACACCACGGTCCAGGCGAAGGATGGAGAGACAAAGGATGGAGGGAATCAAGAACTGCAAGGAGAGACGCTTGAACCTGGTAAGGTGAAGGACGGGAGACAGGAAGATGGGAAAGGAGAGGTAGAGTTGGATGAAAAAGGAGAGGTAGAGAAGGACGAGAAACAGAAGGATGAGAAAGGAGAGGTAGAGTTGGATGAGAAACAGAAAGATGGAAAAGGAGAGGTAGAGAATGGTCGAAAAGGAGAGGTAGAGAAGGATGAAAAAGGAGAG GTAGAGAAGGATAAGAAACAGAAGGATGAAAAAGGAGAGGTAGAGAAGGATGAAAGAGGAGAGGTAGAGAAGGATGAAAGAAGAGAAGTAGAGAAGGATGAAAGAGGAGAAGTAGAGAAGGATATAAATGGAAGAGTTAAAGGACTGAAGCAGGCGATGGAGAATGGGATCTTGTTCCCCGAGTCACAGCCTGTCAGGAAAGAGGAATGGGGGACAGCGACCAGAGTTCTGTCTTCCAGGAGAAAAGACAATGACTGGATTAAACCTGTCCAgccggaggaggagagagcagcagagatgaAACCCTGGAGGAACGAACTGAGGCCTGTGAAGAAAGAGGTGTGGTTGAAGAAGGAAACATcagcagaggagaaggaggactgGATAAAGGAGCTGAAGTCAgtcatcaaacatgaatcactTCCTAAGAAGAGGGATGagcaggtgaagaagaagagagtgGTGCTGATGGAGGATGGACACTCGTACATCCCCCAGCGGGAGGAGGTGatggaagagaagagagaggaggtgaagttgATCTCCCATCGGAGGATGGGGAACAGCACAACGCCCCAAGACCAGGACTACAAGATCTCACTCTATGCCAAG GCGGGAAGTGATGGGGAGAGCATCGGTAACTGTCCGTTCTCTCAGAGACTCTTTATGATCCTGTGGCTTAAAGGAGTCATCTTCAACGTCACCACTGTCGACCTCAAacg gAAGCCGGCTGACCTGCAGGACCTCGCTCCAGGAACCAACCCTCCTTTCGTGACCTTCAATGGCGAGGTCAAGGTCGACGTCAACAAGATCGAGGAGTTCCTGGAGGAGAAACTGGTCCCGCCACg CTACCCCAGACTGGCTCCCAGACATCCTGAAGCCAACACGGCGGGCATCGATGTGTTCGCCAAGTTCTCAGCTTACATCAAAAACCCGAGGAAGGACACCAACGAcg TCTTAGAGAAAGCCTTGCTCAAGTCTCTCCGGCGTCTCGATGACTTCCTGAGGACCCCCCTGCCTGAGGAGATCGATGCCGACGCCTCAGAAGACCTGCCCGAGTCCTCCAGGAGCTTTCTAGACGGGTCGGAGCTCACCTTGGCTGACTGCAACCTGCTGCCTAAACTACACATCCTTAAG GTCGTAGCCAAGAAATACAGAGGCTTTGAGATTCCCGCGGAGATGACGGGGGTGTGGAGGTATTTAAACTGCGCCTATCAGAGGGAGGAGTTCACCAGCACATGCCCCGCGGAGAGGGAGATCCACTTCGCCTATCTGGACGTggtgaaacaaatcaaatag
- the LOC119483769 gene encoding chloride intracellular channel protein 4 isoform X3, producing the protein MSWCDTAVKKLGFPVIELFVKAGSDGESIGNCPFSQRLFMILWLKGVIFNVTTVDLKRKPADLQDLAPGTNPPFVTFNGEVKVDVNKIEEFLEEKLVPPRYPRLAPRHPEANTAGIDVFAKFSAYIKNPRKDTNDVLEKALLKSLRRLDDFLRTPLPEEIDADASEDLPESSRSFLDGSELTLADCNLLPKLHILKVVAKKYRGFEIPAEMTGVWRYLNCAYQREEFTSTCPAEREIHFAYLDVVKQIK; encoded by the exons ATGTCCTGGTGTGACACAGCAGTTAAAAAACTGGGCTTCCCTGTCATTGAGCTGTTTGTAAAG GCGGGAAGTGATGGGGAGAGCATCGGTAACTGTCCGTTCTCTCAGAGACTCTTTATGATCCTGTGGCTTAAAGGAGTCATCTTCAACGTCACCACTGTCGACCTCAAacg gAAGCCGGCTGACCTGCAGGACCTCGCTCCAGGAACCAACCCTCCTTTCGTGACCTTCAATGGCGAGGTCAAGGTCGACGTCAACAAGATCGAGGAGTTCCTGGAGGAGAAACTGGTCCCGCCACg CTACCCCAGACTGGCTCCCAGACATCCTGAAGCCAACACGGCGGGCATCGATGTGTTCGCCAAGTTCTCAGCTTACATCAAAAACCCGAGGAAGGACACCAACGAcg TCTTAGAGAAAGCCTTGCTCAAGTCTCTCCGGCGTCTCGATGACTTCCTGAGGACCCCCCTGCCTGAGGAGATCGATGCCGACGCCTCAGAAGACCTGCCCGAGTCCTCCAGGAGCTTTCTAGACGGGTCGGAGCTCACCTTGGCTGACTGCAACCTGCTGCCTAAACTACACATCCTTAAG GTCGTAGCCAAGAAATACAGAGGCTTTGAGATTCCCGCGGAGATGACGGGGGTGTGGAGGTATTTAAACTGCGCCTATCAGAGGGAGGAGTTCACCAGCACATGCCCCGCGGAGAGGGAGATCCACTTCGCCTATCTGGACGTggtgaaacaaatcaaatag